One Phocoena phocoena chromosome 5, mPhoPho1.1, whole genome shotgun sequence genomic region harbors:
- the TMEM128 gene encoding transmembrane protein 128 — translation MDALQARERLRRRYLFPRDAVVQLDREGYAGPETSTPVEKKEKPLPRLNIHSGFWILASIAVTYYVDFFQTVKENFHTSSWFLFGGTLLLVSLSIAFYCIVYLEWYCGIEDYDIKYPTLIPITTATFIVAGICFNVALWHVWSFFTPLLLFTQFMGVVMLISLLG, via the exons ATGGACGCGCTACAGGCTCGGGAGCGACTCCGGCGGAGATACCTGTTCCCGCGGGACGCGGTGGTCCAGCTGGACCGCGAGGGCTACGCCGGGCCGG AAACCTCTACACCTGttgagaaaaaggagaaaccTCTTCCAAGACTTAATATCCATTCTGGATTCTGGATTTTGGCATCCATTGCTGTGACCTATTATGTTGATTTCTTTCAAACCGTTAAAGAAAACTTTCACACCAGCAG TTGGTTTCTGTTTGGCGGTACCTTGTTGCTTGTTAGCTTATCGATTGCATTTTACTGCATAGTCTATCTGGAATGGTATTGTGGAATTGAAGATTATGATATCAAGTATCCAACGTTGATACCTATTACAACTGCTACTTTTATTGTAGCAGGAATTTG cttcaATGTTGCTTTATGGCATGTGTGGTCATTTTTCACTCCACTGCTGTTGTTTACCCAGTTTATGGGGGTTGTAATGTTGATCTCACTCCTTGGATGA